In one window of Mercurialis annua linkage group LG4, ddMerAnnu1.2, whole genome shotgun sequence DNA:
- the LOC126679377 gene encoding agmatine coumaroyltransferase-2-like: MKVIIDSTRTIKPTYEGNPQPQTLPSIPLSVFDKVSYNIHFAIIYAYRAPTPPNAFLENGLKRALSEYREWAGRLGENEKGDLVIHLNDKGVKFVEASVDNKLDEVMPSEPTPNVLKLHPNLVDVEELLQVQLTRFTCGSLVIGFTFHHMIADGRAASNFLLAWGRASQGLDMEALPLHDRNIFHSRNPPHYEFEHGAIEYKIKGSDGPKVDKFPFCNKSTDDIVIRKITFTLDFLSKLKARVSNGRTTFEVLVAHIWRTITKAHGLDGSKNVHVRISVDGRTRMNPRVPNAFFGNLVLWAYPTTSIDNLLREPLAYTAQLIHDNITKLNHNYFQSFIDFSTLKVKEDGLIPLVEKEGEDSVTDYILKQYPNIDVYSWLNLPFNELDFGGGRPNLFMPSYSAMEGVIFIAHSPTSDGSIVAYVTLFKEHMTLFEQSIYSLD, translated from the coding sequence ATGAAGGTGATAATAGATAGTACAAGAACAATTAAACCAACTTATGAAGGCAATCCTCAACCTCAAACCTTGCCCTCAATTCCCCTTTCTGTATTTGATAAGGTTAGCTACAATATACACTTTGCTATTATTTACGCTTATCGCGCACCGACACCGCCAAATGCATTTCTTGAGAATGGCCTGAAAAGAGCATTATCAGAATATAGAGAGTGGGCCGGAAGATTAGGAGAAAATGAGAAAGGCGATCTTGTCATTCATTTAAATGATAAGGGCGTGAAGTTCGTCGAGGCATCGGTAGACAACAAGCTTGATGAAGTGATGCCATCGGAGCCAACTCCAAATGTACTCAAGCTACATCCTAACTTGGTGGATGTAGAAGAGTTACTACAAGTTCAGCTTACAAGGTTTACTTGTGGCTCATTGGTTATTGGCTTCACATTTCATCATATGATTGCTGATGGGCGTGCCGCTAGTAATTTCTTGCTTGCATGGGGAAGAGCCAGCCAAGGACTTGACATGGAGGCTCTCCCTTTACATGATCGAAACATATTTCATTCTCGAAATCCTCCCCATTATGAATTCGAACATGGAGCAATCGAGTATAAAATCAAAGGTAGCGATGGTCCAAAGGTAGACAAGtttcctttttgtaataaatctACGGATGACATTGTTATCCGTAAAATTACTTTTACACTAGACTTTCTTTCTAAACTCAAGGCTAGGGTTTCAAATGGAAGAACCACTTTCGAAGTGTTGGTTGCTCATATATGGCGAACTATAACCAAGGCTCATGGACTCGACGGATCTAAAAACGTCCATGTCAGAATCTCCGTGGATGGTCGGACGAGAATGAATCCACGAGTACCCAACGCGTTCTTCGGAAACTTGGTGCTATGGGCATATCCAACAACAAGCATTGACAATTTATTGAGAGAGCCATTGGCTTATACAGCTCAACTAATTCATGACAACATTACGAAGCTTAATCATAACTATTTCCAATCGTTTATCGATTTTTCTACTCTAAAAGTGAAAGAGGACGGGCTCATACCGTTGGTGGAGAAAGAAGGCGAGGACTCAGTTActgattatattttgaaacaATATCCGAATATCGATGTCTATAGTTGGCTGAATTTACCGTTCAATGAGCTTGATTTTGGAGGAGGACGTCCTAATCTCTTCATGCCAAGCTATTCTGCTATGGAAGGAGTCATTTTTATTGCACATTCTCCTACTAGTGATGGTAGTATTGTTGCCTACGTAACTCTGTTTAAAGAACATATGACTCTTTTTGAGCAAAGTATATATTCATTAGACTGA
- the LOC126677622 gene encoding probable apyrase 7 produces the protein MVFHRVVDFISAATSRLPTSKASSAQYISTGSSPPPGDIIGYEFNNASGQKNNLRLSSSLQDFSSYRRLDLEGGDYNVGSDRKPPLLQREKAGASFSKEKALPAGTPFFQRKWVRFVMIILCLLLLAFLIYFTTTFVSSYLSQGVPKFYVVLDCGSTGTRIYVYRASIEQNKDGNIPIALKSFTEGISRKSSGHAYDRMETEPGLHTLVRNISGLKSAINPLIRWAEGQIPGHAHKTTSLFLYATAGVRRLPAADSKWLLNHAYSILKNSPFFCQRGWVKVISGMDEAYYGWIALNYQKRVLGNSPKKTTFGALDMGGSSLQVTFESKKHGHNETDLDLRIGSARHHLTAYSLAGYGLNDAFDKSVVQILKKLPDKDLVKGGKVEIKHPCLQSGYKEKYICSQCVSNGQGSNSIKVGKNFGKGLKSGVPVQLIGAPNWEECSALAKVAINFSEWSNHSAPLDCDVQPCALAENIPRPYGQFYAMSGFFVVYRFFNLTPEATLDDVLEKGQEFCEQTWEVAKISVPPQPFIEQYCFRAPYIVLLLREGLHIRDDQIRIGSGGITWTLGVALFEAGKAFSPRLRLPSYEILQMNIHPTVFIIVLVTSLILLICALSCAGNCVPRFCRRPYLPLFRHNSASAASVLSLPSPFRFQRWSPINSGDGRVKMPLSPIASVQQGPFGLAHDLNSGGIQLMESSLYSSTGGVSHSYSSSNLGQMMESNSMGSFWSPHRSQMRLQSRRSQSREDLTSSVAEAHMTKV, from the exons ATGGTGTTCCATAGAGTAGTGGATTTTATTTCTGCCGCAACAAGCCGTTTGCCAACTTCGAAGGCTTCTTCTGCTCAGTATATATCAACTGGATCATCTCCGCCTCCAGGAGATATCATTGGTTATGAATTTAATAATGCTTCTGGTCAGAAGAATAATTTGAGACTTTCTTCATCTCTTCAAGATTTCTCATCATATCGAAGACTTGATCTTGAAGGAGGTGATTATAATGTGGGAAGTGATAGGAAGCCACCTCTTTTGCAGAGAGAAAAAGCTGGAGCAAGTTTCTCAAAGGAGAAAGCATTGCCTGCTGGAACCCCATTCTTTCAGAGGAAGTGGGTGCGGTTTGTCATGATTATCTTATGCTTGCTACTGCTTgcttttctaatttattttactacAACATTTGTTAGTTCATATTTGTCTCAAGGAGTTCCCAAGTTCTATGTTGTTCTTGATTGTGGAAGTACTGGAACTCGAATTTATGTATATCGAGCATCAATTGAGCAAAATAAAGATGGTAATATCCCCATTGCTCTTAAATCATTTACTGAGGGTATTTCAAGAAAGTCAAGTGGACATGCATATGACAGAATGGAAACTGAGCCTGGGCTACACACATTGGTTCGGAATATATCTGGCTTAAAGTCTGCTATAAATCCACTGATTAGGTGGGCTGAGGGACAAATACCTGGGCATGCACATAAGACTACCTCTCTATTTCTTTATGCTACAGCTGGGGTTCGCAGGCTGCCAGCTGCTGATTCAAAATGGCTTCTAAACCATGCATATTCCATACTGAAGAATTCACCTTTTTTTTGCCAGAGAGGATGGGTCAAGGTTATCAGTGGAATGGATGAAGCGTACTATGGATGGATAGCGCTTAACTATCAAAAACGTGTGTTAGGAAATAGTCCTAAAAAGACAACATTTGGTGCCCTTGATATGGGTGGTTCATCATTGCAAGTAACATTTGAGAGCAAGAAACATGGGCATAATGAGACTGATTTAGACCTTAGAATTGGATCTGCCCGTCATCACCTCACTGCGTATTCTCTTGCAGGCTATGGCTTAAATGATGCATTTGACAAGTCGGTGgttcaaattttgaaaaaactTCCTGATAAAGATTTAGTAAAGGGTGGGAAAGTAGAAATTAAGCACCCTTGTTTGCAGTCTGGCTACAAGGAGAAATACATCTGTTCTCAGTGTGTATCTAATGGACAAGGTTCAAATTCTATAAAAGTAGGAAAGAATTTTGGTAAGGGACTCAAGTCGGGAGTCCCTGTGCAGCTCATAGGTGCTCCAAATTGGGAAGAATGCAGTGCACTTGCTAAAGTTGCCATTAATTTTTCTGAATGGTCTAATCATAGTGCGCCACTTGATTGCGACGTGCAACCTTGTGCTCTAGCTGAGAATATTCCGCGCCCTTATGGCCAGTTCTATGCCATGTCTGGATTTTTTGTTGTTTATCGATTCTTTAATCTGACTCCAGAAGCTACACTTGATGATGTCCTTGAGAAGGGGCAAGAATTCTGCGAACAGACATGGGAAGTTGCAAAAATCAGTGTTCCTCCTCAGCCTTTTATTGAACAATACTGCTTTCGGGCACCATACATAGTGTTATTGTTGCGAGAGGGTTTACACATCAGAGACGACCAAATTCGTATTGGCTCTGGAGGTATTACTTGGACTCTTGGGGTCGCTCTCTTTGAAGCTGGGAAGGCTTTTTCACCAAGATTGAGGCTTCCTAGTTATGAAATACTTCAAATGAATATTCATCCCACAGTTTTTATTATTGTTCTGGTTACTTCACTGATTCTACTTATTTGTGCCTTATCATGTGCTGGAAATTGTGTGCCAAGATTTTGTCGTAGACCATATCTTCCACTTTTCAGGCATAACAGTGCTTCTGCTGCATCAGTACTAAGTCTCCCTTCTCCTTTCCGGTTCCAACGTTGGAGCCCTATAAATTCTG GGGATGGAAGAGTCAAGATGCCACTGAGTCCAATTGCTAGTGTCCAACAAGGACCATTTGGCTTGGCACATGATCTAAACAGCGGTGGCATCCAGCTCATGGAATCTTCTTTATACTCATCAACGGGTGGCGTATCCCATAGTTATTCCTCCAGTAACTTAGGACAGATGATGGAAAGTAATAGCATGGGTTCGTTCTGGTCacctcacagaagtcagatgcGTCTTCAAAGCAGGAGATCACAATCTCGGGAAGATCTTACTTCTTCTGTAGCTGAGGCACACATGACAAAGGTTTAG